From one Ictalurus punctatus breed USDA103 chromosome 20, Coco_2.0, whole genome shotgun sequence genomic stretch:
- the rnf152 gene encoding E3 ubiquitin-protein ligase rnf152: METFSRPECQICFNPFSPRRRPKLLECRHTCCSVCLHQMVLNHREVRCPWCRRVTHLSGLSVFQLPDDPEALSAITLVHTPVFIRLPDSSCYLLPLSVDEHGSFKSPDGTTGRPERLVPGEDDQAEGRDTTMKSSAWTWFCTVLLVAIILIFLLAIVLHNMSCVSKRFSIISCG; encoded by the coding sequence ATGGAGACGTTCTCTAGACCGGAGTGCCAGATCTGCTTTAACCCGTTCAGCCCTCGACGACGGCCCAAACTTCTGGAGTGCAGGCACACGTGCTGCTCGGTATGTTTGCATCAGATGGTGTTGAATCACAGGGAAGTCCGCTGCCCCTGGTGCCGCCGTGTCACGCATCTCAGCGGCCTCTCCGTGTTCCAGCTCCCAGACGATCCGGAAGCACTCTCGGCCATCACCTTGGTGCACACGCCCGTTTTTATCCGGCTGCCCGATAGCAGCTGTTACCTGCTGCCTCTGTCAGTGGATGAACACGGCAGCTTCAAAAGCCCAGATGGGACGACCGGACGTCCTGAACGTCTCGTACCCGGAGAGGACGATCAGGCTGAGGGGAGAGACACCACGATGAAGAGTTCAGCCTGGACCTGGTTCTGCACCGTCCTCCTGGTAGCCAtcatcctcatcttcctcctggCCATCGTCCTGCACAACATGTCTTGCGTGTCCAAACGCTTCAGCATCATTTCCTGCGGATGA
- the buc gene encoding bucky ball, which produces MEDVSHPSQSDAEQPHPQVNHSRPFFYVQPPSQPYFMYQWPMDPFGQYGFPGPAFPFGRPYMPPYQFMQYPGYVVPHAPMQPTDYRRMAPLFPSVASYDLRFRQHFQQMSMQRETTSSEAQTEPGAPVSKLIDCLEGLQACEKSGAVKEPNVMFSSTPTVTSFTHDVEKVNCGDKDLNMGPASQPDEADQDDSGKPVMHCDSAVCDVESSQGRLEECVLSDVLPLDSSSVCEESQSREQNYKRGGLERPCFQSEKSGANHVSSGSHSAEVQDSGAHVSDYNGTSDLCEGMISIQREKVENLLLESVEVTEPLLQMTADCDLPYQILRLPCNKTTTGLLLQKEVDPLLYMDTASALLPSKRYTFGSPYTQNYYPAGVPDRQSVLSPSLDELSSRDEMFSTDLEDDLTSGQVYVDGGKLVETCAVPTHSETDAADKAWSVWAKTCACCGASLPDEDISPAELLAQDCDCELEEDTEAPSNGDAQEVVLRQHLSRHRQSPCAQVSKHKTRKVLEIAETSGQDQDSGRGECGEQLHSAAKGDKGRGKSQKGTQFRSYSEHFQRDSPGEVMDQENWSVCSGKQRSRSCRPANGLQEKGREGRPARRRPSCKTFAQQRPRRNEYDDHNEAEVSYCQRGRGSTKRRGTRY; this is translated from the exons ATGGAAG ACGTTTCTCATCCTTCACAGTCGGATGCTGAGCAGCCACACCCCCAAGTTAATCACAGTAGACCATTTTTCTATGTCCAACCACCATCTCAGCCTTATTTCATGTATCAATGGCCTATGGATCCATTTGGACAATATGGCTTTCCAGGGCCAG cGTTCCCGTTTGGGCGTCCTTACATGCCTCCGTATCAATTTATGCAGTACCCTGGTTATGTGGTCCCACATGCTCCCATGCAGCCGACTGACTACAGAAGGATGGCCCCCCTCTTTCCTTCTGTCGCTTCCTACGACCTTCGTTTCCGTCAGCACTTTCAGCAAATGAGCATGCAACGTGAAACCACGTCATCTGAAGCCCAGACGGAGCCCGGTGCTCCGGTTAGTAAACTGATAGACTGTCTGGAAGGTCTCCAAGCATGTGAAAAGTCTGGAGCAGTCAAGGAACCCAATGTGATGTTTTCCTCAACCCCTACTGTAACCTCATTCACTCATGACGTGGAGAAGGTGAACTGTGGAGATAAGGATTTAAATATGGGGCCTGCTTCTCAGCCTGATGAGGCAGACCAGGATGATTCTGGGAAACCAGTGATGCATTGTGACTCTGCTGTGTGTGACGTTGAGTCGAGCCAGGGCCGActagaggagtgtgtgttatcGGATGTGCTACCTCTCGATAGTTCCTCCGTTTGTGAAGAAAGCCAGAGTCGGGAGCAAAATTACAAACGAGGTGGTTTGGAGAGGCCATGCTTTCAGAGTGAGAAATCTGGTGCCAATCATGTCAGTAGTGGAAGCCATTCAGCTGAGGTCCAGGACTCTGGAGCTCATGTTTCTGATTACAATGGGACCTCTGATCTGTGTGAGGGTATGATCTCCATCCAAAGAGAGAAGGTTGAGAATTTGCTTCTTGAATCTGTAGAGGTTACCGAGCCTCTGTTGCAGATGACCGCAGACTGTGATCTGCCTTATCAAATTCTCCGCCTTCCTTGCAATAAGACCACCACTGGTCTGTTGCTTCAGAAAGAGGTCGACCCGTTGCTATACATGGATACCGCATCTGCTCTTTTGCCTTCTAAAAGATACACTTTTGGCAGCCCATACACCCAAAACTACTACCCAGCGGGGGTTCCTGACCGGCAGAGTGTCCTCAGTCCTTCACTAGACGAGCTGTCATCCAGGGATGAGATGTTCTCTACTGATCTCGAAGATGATCTAACGTCTGGGCAAGTCTACGTAGATGGTGGCAAACTGGTAGAAACCTGTGCTGTTCCCACCCACTCTGAAACCGATGCTGCAGATAAAGCATGGTCTGTCTGGGCCAAAACCTGTGCCTGCTGTGGAGCAAGCCTTCCAGATGAAGACATCAGTCCTGCAGAGCTGTTGGCTCAAGATTGTGATTGTGAGTTGGAGGAAGATACTGAGGCACCCAGTAATGGTGACGCTCAGGAAGTAGTGTTAAGGCAGCATCTATCCAGGCATAGACAGTCACCTTGTGCTCAAGTCTCCAAACACAAAACCCGAAAGGTGCTGGAGATTGCTGAGACAAGTGGGCAAGACCAAGACAGTGGCAGAGGAGAGTGTGGTGAGCAGCTACATTCTGCTGCTAAAGGAGACAAGGGCCGAGGCAAAAGTCAAAAGGGTACCCAATTCAGATCTTACTCTG AACACTTTCAGAGAGACAGTCCAGGAGAGGTAATGGACCAGGAAAACTGGTCCGTCTGCAGTGGCAAGCAGAGATCACGATCCTGCAGGCCAGCCAATGGCCTTCAAGAAAAAG GCCGTGAAGGGAGACCTGCAAGACGAAGGCCTTCTTGCAAGACATTTGCTCAGCAAAGGCCTAGGAGAAATGAATACGATGACCACAATGAGGCAGAGGTTTCCTACTGCCAAAGGGGCAGGG GATCTACGAAAAGGAGAGGCACGAGATACTAA
- the LOC108280439 gene encoding E3 ubiquitin-protein ligase RNF31 isoform X1: protein MLSDQLEEARSWAEAILSRPGSAQEIRNGVSAVANISLPPSAKYRHIAAETMLVENSVGSNKKEAMASLQKLSTALNILEKYGSNLTSPSRPKYWRTVKHNNPVFRATVDAIHVSDTENYGGRGVLCLYGYTNQQADGLSFPEDVTEPDVAKVAAVTLEVMSLRTELDMLIKDTHPHPEFFERIIPSLAQTDDDNGLSSDALVISPSSEKPWERLLLPTLSPSQPSVSSITPAKPTAVCDENCGICGIFLVTSHCTTCSQRLCVECDRLYHSHPARAAHARVQVAISRTSKTLSGSLATWHCSYCTTMNTLQQVLCNTCERPRLASTAPVVQEDPPQPSTITEWQCKSCTVVNSGSSILCEVCERPRLATRPPVTPSRPTPCPTGLLDTGQWICQFCTYANQTPSPRCEMCDLARSDPAPSPSKPLPPSPIKDVTPKSPPVEDPDLKRQRLMREEGLKLIKLIREAEGKGVSPEEVYTSLRVSGGISGPPCDWVKTELPHRLDEICAMAASFQHKPKPLQTTAVHHNESQKTCVPLSRAEAKQAWLTAGGDSEKAARQALRDRLARVKELASLGFTDSAACEEALRQSGGEVKGALVLLQRPLLEHFHKRMWSDEPEPIIDINHPDKQRVCRRLLAMYNLPSWGRCELALSLLRDPGAPYTLEDVVQAVRESHDRDFIRRVLAKECPICLSLFPHSKMQSLTSCQCSVCCECFKQHFTIAVRDKHIRDMVCPVCSEPDINDPEHLNSYFSTLDIQLRECLEPEVYELFHKKLTEQALIKDPKFLWCSHCSYGFIYDGDQLKVTCLQCRNSFCAQCKKPWEAQHAGLSCEQFQLWKRENDPEYQRQGLAGYLRDNGITCPNCRFQYALARGGCMHFSCSQCRYQFCSGCNNPFHTTCAVPQCSVTGLHAHHPRDCLFYLRDWEPTRLQALLQKCGVAFNTDVPPGTQTGVCGVIEQKDDGTRQTDSACGAQTQPDQAGLCEKHYREYLVSLINGHSIDPAPLFEANELHLACRRYQVEIMQGEAEDDRTYYARLLKKLMDDVPLGDKVPRKK from the exons ATGCTGTCAGATCAGTTGGAGGAAGCGAGGAGCTGGGCCGAGGCGATTTTATCCAGACCCGGCTCTGCTCAGGAAATCAGGAACGGCGTGTCGGCCGTGGCCAACATCTCTCTGCCTCCGTCGGCTAAATACCGTCACATTGCCGCAGAGACCATGCTGGTAGAAAACAGCGTTGGGAGCAACAAGAAAGAG GCAATGGCGTCACTGCAGAAACTGTCCACAGCGCTCAACATCCTGGAGAAGTACGGCTCCAACCTGACCAGCCCCAGCAGACCCAAGTACTGGCGTACGGTGAAACACAACAACCCGGTGTTCAGGGCCACGGTGGATGCTATTCACGTGAGTGACACTGAAAACTAC GGTGGGCGGGGCGTCCTGTGCCTTTATGGCTACACCAATCAGCAGGCAGACGGCCTGAGCTTTCCTGAAGACGTCACAGAGCCGGACGTCGCCAAAGTGGCGGCGGTGACGCTGGAGGTCATGAGTCTGCGCACAGAGCTGGACATGCTCATCAAG gACACCCATCCTCACCCAGAGTTCTTTGAGAGAATCATCCCCTCTCTCGCTCAGACG GATGACGATAACGGATTGAGCTCGGACGCGTTAGTGATATCTCCGTCCAGCGAGAAGCCATGGGAGAGACTCTTGCTGCCCACACTGTCTCCGTCTCAGCCCTCTGTCTCCTCCATCACACCCGCCAAGCCAACAG CTGTCTGCGATGAGAACTGCGGCATATGTGGGATCTTCCTCGTGACGTCCCACTGCACTACGTGCTCCCAGCGTCTGTGTGTAGAATGCGACCGACTCTACCACTCGCACCCGGCTCGCGCCGCACACGCCAGGGTCCAAGTGGCAATCTCCAGAACCTCCAAAACACTCAG CGGGTCTCTGGCCACGTGGCATTGTTCGTACTGCACGACGATGAACACTCTGCAGCAGGTGTTGTGCAATACCTGTGAGCGCCCTCGTCTGGCCTCCACTGCCCCGGTTGTACAGGAAGATCCTCCACAGCCATCTACCATTACAG AGTGGCAGTGTAAGAGCTGTACGGTGGTGAACTCCGGCAGCAGTATtctgtgtgaggtgtgtgagcgCCCCCGTCTGGCCACACGCCCTCCCGTGACGCCTTCTCGACCCACGCCGTGTCCTACAGGACTGTTAGACACCGGTCAG tgGATCTGTCAGTTCTGTACTTACGCCAACCAGACGCCGTCACCCCGTTGCGAAATGTGCGACCTGGCGAGATCAGACCCCGCCCCGTCGCCTTCTAAACCCCTCCCACCCTCCCCGATTAAGGACGTCACGCCGAAAAGTCCGCCGGTGGAGGATCCGGATTTGAAGAGGCAGAGATTAATGCGGGAGGAGGGGCTTAAACTGATCAAGCTGATCCGA gaGGCTGAAGGGAAGGGCGTGAGCCCCGAAGAGGTGTACACGAGTCTGCGTGTTTCGGGGGGCATCAGCGGGCCGCCGTGCGATTGGGTGAAGACGGAGTTGCCTCACAGGCTGGACGAGATCTGTGCCATGGCTGCGTCGTTCCAGCACAAGCCCAAACCTCTCCAGACTACAGCCGTGCATCACAACGAGTCCCAGAAGACCTGCGTGCCTTTATCCAGAGCCGAAGCCAAGCAGGCCTGGCTCACAGCAGGGGGCGACAGTGAGAAAGCGGCCAGGCAGGCGCTCAGGGACCGCCTCGCTAGA GTGAAGGAGCTAGCCTCTCTTGGGTTCACCGACTCGGCGGCCTGCGAGGAGGCTTTGAGGCAGAGCGGCGGTGAGGTGAAAGGAGCTCTGGTGCTGCTGCAGCGTCCCCTGCTGGAGCATTTCCACAAGCGCATGTGGAGCGACGAACCCGAACCCATCATCGACATCAACCACCCAGACAAGCAG cgtGTGTGTCGCAGGCTCCTCGCCATGTACAATCTGCCCAGTTGGGGGCGCTGTGAGTTAGCCCTGTCTCTGCTGCGTGACCCTGGCGCCCCCTACACGCTGGAGGACGTGGTACAGGCCGTGCGCGAGTCACATGACCGTGACTTCATCCGTCGTGTGTTGGCGAAAGAGTGCCCTATTTGTCTGTCCTTGTTTCCCCACAGCAAg aTGCAGTCTCTGACATCGTGCCAGTGCTCTGTTTGCTGCGAGTGCTTTAAGCAGCACTTCACCATCGCCGTGAGAGACAAACACATCCGGGACATGGTGTGTCCCGTGTGCTCCGAACCCGACATCAACGACCCTGAACACCTCAACAGCTACTTCTCCACTCTGGACATCCAG CTGAGGGAGTGCCTGGAGCCGGAGGTCTATGAACTTTTCCATAAGAAGCTGACTGAACAGGCTCTCATCAAGGACCCAAAGTTCCTGTGGTGCAGCCAT TGCTCGTACGGTTTCATCTACGACGGAGATCAGCTCAAGGTCACTTGTCTTCAGTGTCGGAACAGTTTTTGCGCTCAGTGCAAGAAACCT tggGAGGCTCAGCATGCCGGCCTGTCGTGTGAACAGTTCCAGTTGTGGAAGCGTGAGAACGATCCAGAGTACCAGCGCCAGGGTTTGGCTGGTTACCTGCGCGACAATGGGATCA cgtGTCCTAACTGCAGGTTTCAGTACGCTCTGGCTCGTGGAGGCTGTATGCACTTCAGCTGCTCTCAGTGTCGCTATCAGTTCTGCAGCGGCTGCAACAACCCCTTCCACACG ACGTGTGCGGTGCCTCAGTGCAGTGTGACCGGTCTTCATGCTCATCACCCCAGAGATTGTCTGTTTTACCTGCGTGACTGGGAACCGACCAGACTGCAGGCCTTattgcag AAATGCGGCGTGGCCTTTAACACCGACGTTCCTCCAGGAACACAAACAG gtgtgtgtggtgtgatcGAGCAGAAGGATGACGGTACTCGTCAGACGGACTCAGCGTGCGGGGCTCAGACGCAGCCCGACCAGGCGGGACTCTGCGA GAAACACTACCGCGAGTACCTTGTGAGCCTCATCAACGGCCACTCCATCGACCCCGCCCCTCTCTTCGAAGCGAACGAGCTGCACCTGGCCTGCAGGAGATACCAAGTGGAGATCATGCAGGGGGAGGCCGAGGACGACAGGACGTACTACGCTCGACTACTGAAG AAACTGATGGACGACGTTCCTCTGGGCGATAAAGTCCCGCGCAAGAAGTGA
- the LOC108280439 gene encoding E3 ubiquitin-protein ligase RNF31 isoform X2, protein MLSDQLEEARSWAEAILSRPGSAQEIRNGVSAVANISLPPSAKYRHIAAETMLVENSVGSNKKEAMASLQKLSTALNILEKYGSNLTSPSRPKYWRTVKHNNPVFRATVDAIHGGRGVLCLYGYTNQQADGLSFPEDVTEPDVAKVAAVTLEVMSLRTELDMLIKDTHPHPEFFERIIPSLAQTDDDNGLSSDALVISPSSEKPWERLLLPTLSPSQPSVSSITPAKPTAVCDENCGICGIFLVTSHCTTCSQRLCVECDRLYHSHPARAAHARVQVAISRTSKTLSGSLATWHCSYCTTMNTLQQVLCNTCERPRLASTAPVVQEDPPQPSTITEWQCKSCTVVNSGSSILCEVCERPRLATRPPVTPSRPTPCPTGLLDTGQWICQFCTYANQTPSPRCEMCDLARSDPAPSPSKPLPPSPIKDVTPKSPPVEDPDLKRQRLMREEGLKLIKLIREAEGKGVSPEEVYTSLRVSGGISGPPCDWVKTELPHRLDEICAMAASFQHKPKPLQTTAVHHNESQKTCVPLSRAEAKQAWLTAGGDSEKAARQALRDRLARVKELASLGFTDSAACEEALRQSGGEVKGALVLLQRPLLEHFHKRMWSDEPEPIIDINHPDKQRVCRRLLAMYNLPSWGRCELALSLLRDPGAPYTLEDVVQAVRESHDRDFIRRVLAKECPICLSLFPHSKMQSLTSCQCSVCCECFKQHFTIAVRDKHIRDMVCPVCSEPDINDPEHLNSYFSTLDIQLRECLEPEVYELFHKKLTEQALIKDPKFLWCSHCSYGFIYDGDQLKVTCLQCRNSFCAQCKKPWEAQHAGLSCEQFQLWKRENDPEYQRQGLAGYLRDNGITCPNCRFQYALARGGCMHFSCSQCRYQFCSGCNNPFHTTCAVPQCSVTGLHAHHPRDCLFYLRDWEPTRLQALLQKCGVAFNTDVPPGTQTGVCGVIEQKDDGTRQTDSACGAQTQPDQAGLCEKHYREYLVSLINGHSIDPAPLFEANELHLACRRYQVEIMQGEAEDDRTYYARLLKKLMDDVPLGDKVPRKK, encoded by the exons ATGCTGTCAGATCAGTTGGAGGAAGCGAGGAGCTGGGCCGAGGCGATTTTATCCAGACCCGGCTCTGCTCAGGAAATCAGGAACGGCGTGTCGGCCGTGGCCAACATCTCTCTGCCTCCGTCGGCTAAATACCGTCACATTGCCGCAGAGACCATGCTGGTAGAAAACAGCGTTGGGAGCAACAAGAAAGAG GCAATGGCGTCACTGCAGAAACTGTCCACAGCGCTCAACATCCTGGAGAAGTACGGCTCCAACCTGACCAGCCCCAGCAGACCCAAGTACTGGCGTACGGTGAAACACAACAACCCGGTGTTCAGGGCCACGGTGGATGCTATTCAC GGTGGGCGGGGCGTCCTGTGCCTTTATGGCTACACCAATCAGCAGGCAGACGGCCTGAGCTTTCCTGAAGACGTCACAGAGCCGGACGTCGCCAAAGTGGCGGCGGTGACGCTGGAGGTCATGAGTCTGCGCACAGAGCTGGACATGCTCATCAAG gACACCCATCCTCACCCAGAGTTCTTTGAGAGAATCATCCCCTCTCTCGCTCAGACG GATGACGATAACGGATTGAGCTCGGACGCGTTAGTGATATCTCCGTCCAGCGAGAAGCCATGGGAGAGACTCTTGCTGCCCACACTGTCTCCGTCTCAGCCCTCTGTCTCCTCCATCACACCCGCCAAGCCAACAG CTGTCTGCGATGAGAACTGCGGCATATGTGGGATCTTCCTCGTGACGTCCCACTGCACTACGTGCTCCCAGCGTCTGTGTGTAGAATGCGACCGACTCTACCACTCGCACCCGGCTCGCGCCGCACACGCCAGGGTCCAAGTGGCAATCTCCAGAACCTCCAAAACACTCAG CGGGTCTCTGGCCACGTGGCATTGTTCGTACTGCACGACGATGAACACTCTGCAGCAGGTGTTGTGCAATACCTGTGAGCGCCCTCGTCTGGCCTCCACTGCCCCGGTTGTACAGGAAGATCCTCCACAGCCATCTACCATTACAG AGTGGCAGTGTAAGAGCTGTACGGTGGTGAACTCCGGCAGCAGTATtctgtgtgaggtgtgtgagcgCCCCCGTCTGGCCACACGCCCTCCCGTGACGCCTTCTCGACCCACGCCGTGTCCTACAGGACTGTTAGACACCGGTCAG tgGATCTGTCAGTTCTGTACTTACGCCAACCAGACGCCGTCACCCCGTTGCGAAATGTGCGACCTGGCGAGATCAGACCCCGCCCCGTCGCCTTCTAAACCCCTCCCACCCTCCCCGATTAAGGACGTCACGCCGAAAAGTCCGCCGGTGGAGGATCCGGATTTGAAGAGGCAGAGATTAATGCGGGAGGAGGGGCTTAAACTGATCAAGCTGATCCGA gaGGCTGAAGGGAAGGGCGTGAGCCCCGAAGAGGTGTACACGAGTCTGCGTGTTTCGGGGGGCATCAGCGGGCCGCCGTGCGATTGGGTGAAGACGGAGTTGCCTCACAGGCTGGACGAGATCTGTGCCATGGCTGCGTCGTTCCAGCACAAGCCCAAACCTCTCCAGACTACAGCCGTGCATCACAACGAGTCCCAGAAGACCTGCGTGCCTTTATCCAGAGCCGAAGCCAAGCAGGCCTGGCTCACAGCAGGGGGCGACAGTGAGAAAGCGGCCAGGCAGGCGCTCAGGGACCGCCTCGCTAGA GTGAAGGAGCTAGCCTCTCTTGGGTTCACCGACTCGGCGGCCTGCGAGGAGGCTTTGAGGCAGAGCGGCGGTGAGGTGAAAGGAGCTCTGGTGCTGCTGCAGCGTCCCCTGCTGGAGCATTTCCACAAGCGCATGTGGAGCGACGAACCCGAACCCATCATCGACATCAACCACCCAGACAAGCAG cgtGTGTGTCGCAGGCTCCTCGCCATGTACAATCTGCCCAGTTGGGGGCGCTGTGAGTTAGCCCTGTCTCTGCTGCGTGACCCTGGCGCCCCCTACACGCTGGAGGACGTGGTACAGGCCGTGCGCGAGTCACATGACCGTGACTTCATCCGTCGTGTGTTGGCGAAAGAGTGCCCTATTTGTCTGTCCTTGTTTCCCCACAGCAAg aTGCAGTCTCTGACATCGTGCCAGTGCTCTGTTTGCTGCGAGTGCTTTAAGCAGCACTTCACCATCGCCGTGAGAGACAAACACATCCGGGACATGGTGTGTCCCGTGTGCTCCGAACCCGACATCAACGACCCTGAACACCTCAACAGCTACTTCTCCACTCTGGACATCCAG CTGAGGGAGTGCCTGGAGCCGGAGGTCTATGAACTTTTCCATAAGAAGCTGACTGAACAGGCTCTCATCAAGGACCCAAAGTTCCTGTGGTGCAGCCAT TGCTCGTACGGTTTCATCTACGACGGAGATCAGCTCAAGGTCACTTGTCTTCAGTGTCGGAACAGTTTTTGCGCTCAGTGCAAGAAACCT tggGAGGCTCAGCATGCCGGCCTGTCGTGTGAACAGTTCCAGTTGTGGAAGCGTGAGAACGATCCAGAGTACCAGCGCCAGGGTTTGGCTGGTTACCTGCGCGACAATGGGATCA cgtGTCCTAACTGCAGGTTTCAGTACGCTCTGGCTCGTGGAGGCTGTATGCACTTCAGCTGCTCTCAGTGTCGCTATCAGTTCTGCAGCGGCTGCAACAACCCCTTCCACACG ACGTGTGCGGTGCCTCAGTGCAGTGTGACCGGTCTTCATGCTCATCACCCCAGAGATTGTCTGTTTTACCTGCGTGACTGGGAACCGACCAGACTGCAGGCCTTattgcag AAATGCGGCGTGGCCTTTAACACCGACGTTCCTCCAGGAACACAAACAG gtgtgtgtggtgtgatcGAGCAGAAGGATGACGGTACTCGTCAGACGGACTCAGCGTGCGGGGCTCAGACGCAGCCCGACCAGGCGGGACTCTGCGA GAAACACTACCGCGAGTACCTTGTGAGCCTCATCAACGGCCACTCCATCGACCCCGCCCCTCTCTTCGAAGCGAACGAGCTGCACCTGGCCTGCAGGAGATACCAAGTGGAGATCATGCAGGGGGAGGCCGAGGACGACAGGACGTACTACGCTCGACTACTGAAG AAACTGATGGACGACGTTCCTCTGGGCGATAAAGTCCCGCGCAAGAAGTGA